The DNA segment AAGCCGGTGCGATTCCTGGCGCCAAACGGGTGCCGGCTCCAATTGTAATCGCCCGTCCCGCCTTTAAACTGCAGGAATGGTTATGGGCAGGGTCAATGAGCGCCGCCGGCTTCCTCGGGCAAGCGACCATGGTTGTATTCCTGGTGTTTTTTCTTTTACTGTCCGGCGATAGCTTTAAACGCAAGCTGGTGAAGATTACGGGGCCATCGCTGGCATCAAAAAAAATCACGATTCACATCCTGGACGATATTAACCAATCGATCCAAAGCTATATGTTCATGCTGCTGGTCACAAACATCTTGCTGGGCGTGTTGCTATGGGGGGCGTTTCGCTGGATTGGCCTGGAAAACGCCGGCGCCTGGGCCGTTGCCGGCGCATGCTTGCATATCATCCCCTATTTTGGGCCAATGATTATCGCCCTGACCACCGGCCTCACGGCGTTCATGCAGTTTCAATCATTATCGAAAATGTTTCTGGTATCCGGCACTTCGCTGCTGGTCGCGGTCCTGGTCGGCACTTTTATCACGACCTGGATGACCGGGCGGATTGCAAAGATGAATGCGGTTGCAGTGTTTATCGGCCTGCTTTTTTGGGGATGGGTCTGGGGTATCTGGGGCCTGTTGTTGGGCATCCCGATTATCGTGATGGTGCGGGTGATTGCAGAACACATCGAAGGCTGGCAGCCAGTGGCGGAATTGCTGGGCGAATAAAATCGCCTGCCAATAAAGCCGATTACTTATACAACCCTGTATTTTTTAAAAGGCATCACATGAAAAAATTTATTTTTGCAGCAAGTTTGCTCGCCTTGAGCTCCGCGGCAATTGCGGCTGACGTTGGCGTATCGGTCAATATTGGCCAGCCTGGATTTTATGGCCAAATTAACATCGACAACGTACCACAGCCGCGCGTCGTCTATGCTCAACCTGTGCTGATTCAGCGACCGGCACGTTACGTCGAGCAGCAGCCAGTCTATATGCGGGTGCCGCCAGGACATGCCAAGAAATGGTCGAAGCACTGCGCCAAATACAATGCTTGTGGCCAGCGCGTGTATTTTGTGCAGGACAGCTGGTACAACAATGAATATGCGCCACGTTATCGTGCGCAGCAGGGCGATCTGAATTCCCATCATGACAATGGCCGTGACGGTCATCCTGGCAATTACGTCAGGCAAGATCGGAATGAAAAACAGGATAGAACCAGCAATCATGATCACGGCAATGGCCATCAAAAAGGCAACGGCAAGCATTAACGCTACACTGACGCAGTAACCGGGATGATCCTCTAAAGAGTCAAGAAAGGATCGTTCCCCCTATAAGATTGTCATTCCTAGGAAACGCCGCTGTTTCTTCTACCTCGGTTACGACATATCCGTGCCAGCGAAAATGCCTTGATCGTCAGATATGCATCCAGCTTCCTCGTCCATTCTTGCAGTATCTGTCGTCCCACACGTCCTCCCCCCTCCATTCTGGTGCCGCTTTGGTGTACTGCCAGACACGGCAGTGCACGCTCTTCAACGTCGTAGACTCCGAACGCTTCGCGCAGTGATCGGCGCTCGGGAAGCGCATAGACGATGCCGTCGGCTTTCTTAAAGGCAGGTATCATCACATGTTCATAGAATTTGACGGGCACATTGATGCAGCCACAGGAAAGCAAGACTTAAAGTGAAAGAGGCTGGCACGATTTGCATCGTGCCAGCCTCTTGTCTGCGCTTTAACGGATCTTTCCGGAATTACCTGGTGCCAGAGACTTGAACTTCCACCCGACGATCAGGTTGCAGGCATGCAATCAGCTGCGAACTGGCTTTCGTGCCTTTACATTCGCCTGGCTTGGTCACCGGGTCGGCGCCATTGACGCCTTTAGACGTGATCTTGACGGCCGGGATGCCTGCCGATTGTGCCAGATAAGCCTTGACCGCTTCCGCACGGCGGCTGGACAGTTTCACGTTGTAGGCATGCGAACCGAGGCGGTCGGTATGGCCGGTGACGATCACGACATCAAAGGCGGTACCCTTCAAATCAGCCGCCAGCTTGTCGAGCGCCTGCTTGCCGGCCAGCTTGAGGGTCGTCTTGTCGAAGTCGAACAACGAATCGGCGGCAAAGCTCACACGGGTCGCTACCGGCGCTGGCGCCGGAATGACAGTGACAGGTGCCGGCTGTGACGCAGGTGCAGCCGCAACGAATACCGGCGTATCAACGCGCGCTGCCGGGGTGGGTGTTTTTGCGCCGAAGCGGTAAACCAGCCCAACCGAGATCAACTCGATGTCGCCCTTGTTACCGACGGCATCGTTGATACGATAGCGTTCCACTTCGCCGCGCATCGCCAGCGCGTCAGTAAACGCGTACTGAAGGCCTACGCCGAGCTTGTAGTTGGCGGCGCGCTTGCTCGGATTCGGATTGGTGACGGTCACTGCACCGGTGCTGACGAAACGATCCCGGGTTTGCGCATAGGTAACACCGGCGCGGCCGAATGCGGAAAACTTTTCCGTGATCGGCAAAATACCGACCAGGTCGAGATTCAGGCCTCTGATCTTGGCATTGCCGGTCAGCGTGCCGGCCGGTATCGTGTTGGCGGTATATCCGAACTTGCCCAGATCGAAATAGCCGCCTTCGAGGGCGAGATTCCTGTTCAGCTGATAGCCGCCAAGAACCTTGTAGCCGGTAGCGCGGTCGTCATCAGTGATCGTGCTCGATGAAAAGCCGCCGTTCAACAAGCTGCTACTGATGCGGGCGTCGTCGATGGTCGCCCTTGACTGGCCGATATTGGCACCGGCATACCAGCCGGCCTGATTGGTTTCGTCGGCCATGGCGAAGGGGCTGGTGATCGCTGCGAGAGCAATCAAACCCAGCGCCCGTGATGCGCTTGCTAATTTCATACAGTGCTCCAGGAAAATTTCAGAATATTTGTGAGGCGAGCTTGTTGCATGTTCAAGGCATTGCCGGACCAAACCGGTGCGTCGTTCAGCCGGCATGCGTCATGCATTTTTACTGGCAACCAAGCGGTGCAGTGACATGCCCGGGCACGGAAACGACGTTGGAGTCAAACACGAACGCGCCAGCGGTGAATGCGCCGGCAAACAAGCGGCCGCACGAGGTGGCACCGGTCGTCATCGTGATATCTGCGCCGGCCAGGATATTGCCTTGCCATACAGAGTTCGTGCCAAGCGTGGCGGAAGTGCCCGCCTGCCAATAAACATTGGATGCCTTGGCGCCGTTGATCAGGAGGATGCGTGCGCCCGCTGCAGTGCCGATGGTGCTTGACGACTGGAAGATGAAGGAAGCATCAGGGTCGTTCTGGCCATCGAGCGTCAGATCACCGGTGATCAGGATCGACGTGGTGGATTGATAGACGCCCGGAGCGAACAGATTGTCTCCCTGAACCAGTGCATTGCCGGTCGGTGCACCGAGGGTTGTGCCAGCCGCAATCGTGGTGGCGCCGCCCAGCGAACCAGCTGCCGGAGGGCCGGCCGGTGGGGTAATGCTCAGATACGCAGCACGCAAGTCAGCCTGCACCGCATTGGCAGTGGTGGTATCTGGGAATGTTGGCGTAATGACGGTGCCATTGATGGTCGGCGGGGAACCGCCACACAGGCCAAAACCGCCGACGTTATCGACCATTACTGCATTACAGGTGGCGGTTGGATTCAGTACCACATTGCCATTGATATGGCTGATCGGGACAGTCAGCGTATTGGTGACGCCGGCAGTTGCGGCAATGCCGTACGAAGAGGCTGTTCCAAGATTGACCGCTGAAGGAGGCGTTACCGCGGCGACTGGGGCTGTCTTGAAGTTCCATGCATAGTCACAACCCATCGCCCTGCCAGCGGCGCTCGTGGCGGCCTTCAGGATCACCGCAGTATAAGCGGTGTTGGGCAAGAGCGCCGACGCGGTGGTGAAAGTCGCGACGTTGGTGATGGCGTTATAGGTGACCGATGCCGGGACAAGCGCCGCGCCGCTCGCAGGGGCAACGGCAAAGCTGGAAGAATTGATGGTCGCGGCAATCATCGGCATGCTGAAAGTCGCCGTAATCAATTTGCCGCCGCCAGCCACGCCATTGGTGCCCGTGGTCGCTGCCTGGCTGCCACTGACCGGATTCGTCACGGATACTGCCGGAATGGTGGCGCCATCGACCGGGCATATCGCCCCCGGAATGATTGAGCCCACCGGGACTGTAAACACGGCAACGCCGGCGCCCAGGATCGGGGCGCGTCCGCTATCGCCACCGCCGCAACCGGCGATGAAGGCAACCAGCAGGCAGGGAGTAAGCCACTTCATTCTTGTGGAGTACGTTTCTAATCTGTTCATTTTGTTTTCTTTCGGTTTGGAATGACTGTGGTTAAGCTGACACGTGGCGCCAGAGTGAATCCACTTGCTTGGGAACCGCCCAAGTTCAAAAAATAGAAACGCGGTTCGTATGGAGGAAGCTTGCGCTGTTGCAAGCATTTGATCGGTGCGCTAGCGAACGCAGCGCCCATTACCGCCATGCACAGAGCCTTCTAAGCCGCCGGCATTGTTCTGGGGGCGCCGCAAATGGGCTTTGCGCTGATCATAGCTGCCGCATAGTGCAACATGATGCCCCTGACGCCTATGCCAAGGGCACCTCGCTGACCATCTTCATCTGGGGGTGTACGACTCTTGGCAAACGGCGGGGAGCGGGACTGATGCAGCAAACGATGAAGCCGAGAATCAGACAGAACCTTGAGCAACAGCCAAGGCCGTTCCCTGAGAGACCGCCCGCGCTGTGCGATGACCAGCGCGCAGACGCTCGACAATGGAATCAACGACGAGGGGATTTCAGTATGTTCAAAAATGATCTCCGCCGCAGCAAGCTTTTAATGTATTAACGAGCAGCAAGCATACGATGCGTGACATCCATCCCCACGCCGCGATAACCGACAAACCGGCTGGCGG comes from the Janthinobacterium sp. 17J80-10 genome and includes:
- a CDS encoding AI-2E family transporter, yielding MPATTYAHCEQTSRTKAIMQTSRILNDIPALTTPSISEARMQDSPADAALTPSSAAALVPPVSRGAALTIIATVALVFALQWAENFFIPVIFSILISYTLTPVVAWLERIKVPRIVGVSLILLTLLGGTVAVVDSLHTEFQLIVQRLPDAAHQITTAISKAQGGQQSTMQKMQAVATEIEKATAQEAGAIPGAKRVPAPIVIARPAFKLQEWLWAGSMSAAGFLGQATMVVFLVFFLLLSGDSFKRKLVKITGPSLASKKITIHILDDINQSIQSYMFMLLVTNILLGVLLWGAFRWIGLENAGAWAVAGACLHIIPYFGPMIIALTTGLTAFMQFQSLSKMFLVSGTSLLVAVLVGTFITTWMTGRIAKMNAVAVFIGLLFWGWVWGIWGLLLGIPIIVMVRVIAEHIEGWQPVAELLGE
- a CDS encoding outer membrane beta-barrel protein, giving the protein MKLASASRALGLIALAAITSPFAMADETNQAGWYAGANIGQSRATIDDARISSSLLNGGFSSSTITDDDRATGYKVLGGYQLNRNLALEGGYFDLGKFGYTANTIPAGTLTGNAKIRGLNLDLVGILPITEKFSAFGRAGVTYAQTRDRFVSTGAVTVTNPNPSKRAANYKLGVGLQYAFTDALAMRGEVERYRINDAVGNKGDIELISVGLVYRFGAKTPTPAARVDTPVFVAAAPASQPAPVTVIPAPAPVATRVSFAADSLFDFDKTTLKLAGKQALDKLAADLKGTAFDVVIVTGHTDRLGSHAYNVKLSSRRAEAVKAYLAQSAGIPAVKITSKGVNGADPVTKPGECKGTKASSQLIACLQPDRRVEVQVSGTR
- a CDS encoding ice-binding family protein translates to MKWLTPCLLVAFIAGCGGGDSGRAPILGAGVAVFTVPVGSIIPGAICPVDGATIPAVSVTNPVSGSQAATTGTNGVAGGGKLITATFSMPMIAATINSSSFAVAPASGAALVPASVTYNAITNVATFTTASALLPNTAYTAVILKAATSAAGRAMGCDYAWNFKTAPVAAVTPPSAVNLGTASSYGIAATAGVTNTLTVPISHINGNVVLNPTATCNAVMVDNVGGFGLCGGSPPTINGTVITPTFPDTTTANAVQADLRAAYLSITPPAGPPAAGSLGGATTIAAGTTLGAPTGNALVQGDNLFAPGVYQSTTSILITGDLTLDGQNDPDASFIFQSSSTIGTAAGARILLINGAKASNVYWQAGTSATLGTNSVWQGNILAGADITMTTGATSCGRLFAGAFTAGAFVFDSNVVSVPGHVTAPLGCQ